From one Asterias amurensis chromosome 14, ASM3211899v1 genomic stretch:
- the LOC139947089 gene encoding alpha-(1,3)-fucosyltransferase 7-like isoform X2, which produces MANTISHNVIGHTNLNHTDKGMPVVLHDSRVFSADKSRTDKVETLPSKASREGQCHYKVQIYDKKGKARKAPVLQSIVQQLSDDPVKSSYVMECGNKCQMELTIADDSNKFTGMDAVVFHFVKSLIPRPQPPVSMNPNQTWVYFSWESPRSNAGEAVGTARLPVQATWTYHRSSEIVTPYGLYRRGVPMATQTKTPEEWVKGKKRLVAWMASNCAGTFWPRTAFVKELQKYIPVDTYGACGTLKCKPSWSTKCTVDLMRQYKFYLSLENAECGDYITEKLWNKPLTQGVVPIVYGPPRKVYEDLAPPNSFIYIGDYKNMQELADHLKLLDSNPKLYAKYFEWQYQGSIEVPKKMHESYKPSLFCNLIPVIEKVRRGELKRVPVRNSAFAQACRKPDKTKVSAFGLGKWNPW; this is translated from the coding sequence ATGGCGAACACCATTAGCCATAACGTTATAGGGCATACCAACCTTAACCACACTGATAAAGGCATGCCAGTTGTTCTTCACGACAGCAGGGTGTTTAGTGCAGACAAGTCTAGAACGGATAAAGTCGAAACTTTACCGTCCAAAGCGTCACGAGAGGGCCAGTGTCATTACAAGGTGCAGATTTACGACAAGAAAGGGAAAGCTAGAAAAGCGCCTGTTCTCCAGAGTATAGTTCAACAGTTATCGGATGATCCAGTCAAGAGTAGCTACGTGATGGAGTGCGGCAACAAATGCCAAATGGAGTTAACTATTGCCGATGACTCCAACAAATTTACCGGTATGGACGCAGTTGTCTTTCACTTCGTCAAGTCGCTCATTCCGAGGCCCCAGCCACCGGTAAGCATGAACCCCAACCAAACATGGGTCTATTTCTCATGGGAGTCGCCGCGTTCAAATGCCGGCGAGGCTGTCGGTACGGCACGGCTCCCCGTCCAGGCAACTTGGACGTACCACCGGAGCTCTGAGATCGTCACACCGTATGGGTTATACAGACGAGGAGTGCCCATGGCTACCCAGACGAAAACACCTGAAGAATGGGTTAAAGGGAAGAAGAGATTGGTCGCGTGGATGGCTAGCAACTGTGCAGGCACTTTCTGGCCAAGGACCGCCTTCGTGAAAGAGCTTCAAAAATATATTCCGGTGGACACATACGGGGCGTGTGGTACACTGAAATGCAAACCAAGCTGGTCAACAAAATGTACGGTGGACTTGATGCGCCAATACAAATTCTACTTGTCATTAGAAAATGCCGAATGTGGCGATTACATCACCGAGAAACTTTGGAATAAACCATTAACGCAGGGGGTAGTTCCAATCGTCTATGGTCCTCCGAGGAAAGTATATGAAGACTTAGCCCCTCCGAACTCCTTCATTTACATTGGTGACTATAAAAATATGCAGGAATTAGCGGATCACTTGAAACTGTTGGACTCGAATCCTAAACTGTATGCTAAATATTTCGAATGGCAGTATCAGGGTAGTATAGAAGTCCCAAAGAAAATGCACGAGTCCTATAAACCAAGTCTTTTCTGTAATTTGATACCAGTCATAGAGAAAGTGAGACGAGGTGAGTTGAAAAGAGTGCCAGTCAGAAATAGTGCATTTGCCCAGGCTTGTAGGAAACCAGATAAGACTAAAGTTTCTGCGTTCGGGTTGGGAAAATGGAATCCATGGTAA
- the LOC139947089 gene encoding alpha-(1,3)-fucosyltransferase 7-like isoform X1: MAGLKEAFLFIAVVAFSVQGYYIWSISPELRRGIYFHDKRDVSKTRIMANTISHNVIGHTNLNHTDKGMPVVLHDSRVFSADKSRTDKVETLPSKASREGQCHYKVQIYDKKGKARKAPVLQSIVQQLSDDPVKSSYVMECGNKCQMELTIADDSNKFTGMDAVVFHFVKSLIPRPQPPVSMNPNQTWVYFSWESPRSNAGEAVGTARLPVQATWTYHRSSEIVTPYGLYRRGVPMATQTKTPEEWVKGKKRLVAWMASNCAGTFWPRTAFVKELQKYIPVDTYGACGTLKCKPSWSTKCTVDLMRQYKFYLSLENAECGDYITEKLWNKPLTQGVVPIVYGPPRKVYEDLAPPNSFIYIGDYKNMQELADHLKLLDSNPKLYAKYFEWQYQGSIEVPKKMHESYKPSLFCNLIPVIEKVRRGELKRVPVRNSAFAQACRKPDKTKVSAFGLGKWNPW; the protein is encoded by the exons aTGGCCGGATTG AAAGAAGCATTCTTGTTCATCGCTGTTGTCGCCTTTTCAGTGCAAGGGTATTACATATGGAGCATCTCCCCAGAATTAAGACGTGGGATCTACTTTCACGACAAACGGGATGTATCAAAAACTCGAATCATGGCGAACACCATTAGCCATAACGTTATAGGGCATACCAACCTTAACCACACTGATAAAGGCATGCCAGTTGTTCTTCACGACAGCAGGGTGTTTAGTGCAGACAAGTCTAGAACGGATAAAGTCGAAACTTTACCGTCCAAAGCGTCACGAGAGGGCCAGTGTCATTACAAGGTGCAGATTTACGACAAGAAAGGGAAAGCTAGAAAAGCGCCTGTTCTCCAGAGTATAGTTCAACAGTTATCGGATGATCCAGTCAAGAGTAGCTACGTGATGGAGTGCGGCAACAAATGCCAAATGGAGTTAACTATTGCCGATGACTCCAACAAATTTACCGGTATGGACGCAGTTGTCTTTCACTTCGTCAAGTCGCTCATTCCGAGGCCCCAGCCACCGGTAAGCATGAACCCCAACCAAACATGGGTCTATTTCTCATGGGAGTCGCCGCGTTCAAATGCCGGCGAGGCTGTCGGTACGGCACGGCTCCCCGTCCAGGCAACTTGGACGTACCACCGGAGCTCTGAGATCGTCACACCGTATGGGTTATACAGACGAGGAGTGCCCATGGCTACCCAGACGAAAACACCTGAAGAATGGGTTAAAGGGAAGAAGAGATTGGTCGCGTGGATGGCTAGCAACTGTGCAGGCACTTTCTGGCCAAGGACCGCCTTCGTGAAAGAGCTTCAAAAATATATTCCGGTGGACACATACGGGGCGTGTGGTACACTGAAATGCAAACCAAGCTGGTCAACAAAATGTACGGTGGACTTGATGCGCCAATACAAATTCTACTTGTCATTAGAAAATGCCGAATGTGGCGATTACATCACCGAGAAACTTTGGAATAAACCATTAACGCAGGGGGTAGTTCCAATCGTCTATGGTCCTCCGAGGAAAGTATATGAAGACTTAGCCCCTCCGAACTCCTTCATTTACATTGGTGACTATAAAAATATGCAGGAATTAGCGGATCACTTGAAACTGTTGGACTCGAATCCTAAACTGTATGCTAAATATTTCGAATGGCAGTATCAGGGTAGTATAGAAGTCCCAAAGAAAATGCACGAGTCCTATAAACCAAGTCTTTTCTGTAATTTGATACCAGTCATAGAGAAAGTGAGACGAGGTGAGTTGAAAAGAGTGCCAGTCAGAAATAGTGCATTTGCCCAGGCTTGTAGGAAACCAGATAAGACTAAAGTTTCTGCGTTCGGGTTGGGAAAATGGAATCCATGGTAA